In a genomic window of Maricaulis maris MCS10:
- a CDS encoding NAD-dependent succinate-semialdehyde dehydrogenase, with protein MSVTERLKDPSLYRTDSFIDGQWVGGEGGVDVLNPANNEVIATIGDVGEAGARQAVAAATRAFETWKKVSPFQRAALLMKWHQLILENTQDLASLITLEMGKVNKEAQGEVAYGASFVEWSAEEAKRVHGETLSTPFPGSRGWTIRQPIGVVGCITPWNFPVAMITRKCAPALAAGCTMVIKPAPETPLSALALAELAKRAGIPDGVFNVVCGDAPSIGGVLTSSSDVRMVGFTGSTAVGKLLMSQAASTVKRVALELGGNAPFIVMDDADIEKAADGVIASKFRVSGQTCVSANRIIAQPAIADQLVAALEARVSKLKAGDGFDAETTVGPLIHMKAVARVDQLVSQARDAGARIVTGGKPLIEELGGSFYAPTLIDGGDPAMDVSCSEIFGPVASIYRAETEADIIKMANDTPFGLAAYIYTQDVGRVHRLTEGIEYGMIGVNAPMVGAASTPFGGVKESGIGREGGKWGVEEFTELKYVLLGGVDQ; from the coding sequence ATGAGTGTGACGGAACGCCTCAAGGACCCCAGCCTTTATCGGACTGACAGCTTTATCGATGGCCAATGGGTCGGCGGTGAAGGTGGTGTCGATGTGCTCAACCCGGCCAATAATGAAGTCATCGCCACCATTGGTGATGTCGGTGAGGCGGGGGCCCGCCAGGCCGTTGCCGCCGCGACACGCGCCTTCGAGACCTGGAAGAAGGTCTCGCCCTTCCAGCGCGCTGCATTGCTGATGAAATGGCACCAGCTGATCCTGGAGAACACGCAGGATCTCGCCAGCCTGATCACGCTCGAAATGGGCAAGGTGAACAAGGAAGCGCAAGGCGAGGTCGCCTATGGCGCCTCTTTCGTCGAGTGGTCGGCCGAGGAAGCCAAGCGCGTGCATGGCGAGACCCTGTCGACGCCTTTCCCGGGCTCGCGTGGCTGGACGATCCGTCAGCCGATCGGTGTGGTCGGCTGTATCACCCCGTGGAATTTCCCGGTCGCGATGATCACCCGCAAGTGCGCGCCGGCCCTGGCGGCTGGCTGCACCATGGTGATCAAGCCGGCACCGGAAACCCCGCTCTCGGCCCTGGCCCTGGCGGAGCTGGCCAAACGCGCCGGTATTCCCGATGGCGTGTTCAATGTGGTGTGTGGTGATGCGCCGTCCATCGGCGGCGTGCTGACCAGTTCCAGCGATGTCCGCATGGTCGGTTTCACCGGCTCGACGGCGGTCGGCAAGCTTTTGATGAGCCAGGCCGCCTCGACGGTGAAACGTGTGGCCCTTGAACTGGGCGGCAATGCGCCCTTCATCGTCATGGATGATGCCGATATCGAGAAGGCGGCCGACGGTGTCATCGCCTCGAAATTCCGGGTCTCCGGCCAGACCTGTGTCTCGGCCAACCGGATCATCGCCCAGCCGGCCATTGCCGACCAGCTGGTCGCGGCGCTCGAAGCACGCGTCTCCAAGCTCAAGGCCGGTGACGGTTTTGACGCTGAGACCACGGTCGGTCCGCTGATCCACATGAAAGCGGTCGCCCGTGTCGACCAGCTGGTGAGCCAAGCCCGCGATGCCGGCGCCCGCATTGTCACCGGCGGCAAGCCCCTGATAGAGGAGCTGGGCGGCTCCTTCTATGCCCCGACCCTGATCGATGGCGGTGATCCGGCGATGGATGTTTCGTGTTCGGAAATTTTCGGACCGGTGGCGTCCATCTACCGTGCGGAAACAGAGGCCGACATCATCAAGATGGCCAATGACACGCCGTTCGGCCTCGCCGCTTATATCTACACGCAGGATGTCGGCCGGGTGCACCGTCTGACCGAGGGCATTGAATACGGCATGATCGGCGTCAACGCGCCCATGGTCGGCGCGGCCTCGACCCCGTTCGGCGGCGTCAAGGAAAGCGGCATTGGCCGCGAGGGCGGCAAGTGGGGCGTCGAGGAGTTTACGGAACTCAAATACGTGTTGCTCGGTGGCGTCGACCAATGA
- the rpiA gene encoding ribose-5-phosphate isomerase RpiA: protein MTALRQKTLAAAAALDYIESGMTLGLGSGSTAEIFLRLLGEKIKDGLDVRGVPTSQRTAQIAAENGVPLIDVDHVNNIAITIDGADEVDGRFQLIKGGGACLLREKIIAHASDLMIVMVDESKLVATLGKFPLPVEVDRFGFSLTASQVYEALRRAGIKSPDVQLRRKGDGLEPLVTDGGNYILDCACEAIPDAGAVDRALKAIPGVVEHGLFINLARVVIVGEDGEARVMEL from the coding sequence ATGACGGCCCTGCGCCAGAAGACGCTCGCGGCGGCCGCTGCGCTCGACTATATCGAAAGCGGCATGACGCTGGGGCTCGGCTCCGGCTCGACGGCAGAGATTTTTCTCCGCCTGCTGGGCGAGAAGATCAAGGACGGTCTGGACGTGCGCGGTGTGCCGACCTCCCAGCGCACCGCCCAGATTGCCGCCGAGAATGGCGTGCCGCTGATCGATGTCGACCATGTCAACAATATCGCCATCACCATTGATGGCGCCGACGAGGTCGACGGCCGGTTCCAGCTGATCAAGGGCGGCGGCGCCTGCCTGTTGCGCGAGAAGATCATCGCCCATGCGTCCGATCTGATGATCGTCATGGTCGATGAGAGCAAGCTGGTTGCGACCCTGGGCAAGTTCCCGCTTCCCGTTGAGGTCGACCGCTTCGGCTTTTCACTGACTGCCAGCCAGGTCTATGAGGCTTTGCGCAGGGCGGGGATCAAATCGCCGGACGTCCAGTTGCGCCGCAAGGGCGACGGGCTGGAGCCATTGGTCACCGATGGCGGAAATTACATTCTTGATTGCGCCTGCGAGGCGATCCCGGATGCCGGTGCTGTTGACAGGGCGCTGAAGGCCATCCCCGGTGTGGTCGAGCACGGCCTGTTCATCAATCTCGCTCGTGTTGTCATCGTCGGCGAGGACGGTGAAGCGCGGGTGATGGAGCTTTAG
- a CDS encoding Fe(3+) ABC transporter substrate-binding protein: MNSVKLLAAAAGLALAACSQPATDSASGDSEAAAEARVVNVYSARHYSSDAAIYAAFTESTGIEVNLVSANGDQLIERVRADGERSPADVIITVDAARLHRAEQAGLFASADYSDLASGIGANLIDPEGYWVSFAKRSRVIAYSNDRVQPGEIATYEDLADPRWEGRICVRESGNAYNQSLLAAMVAHLGEDGAQAWAQGIVDNMAREPQGGDRTQINGIAAGECDVAILNHYYYAMMVNSEDPAAQAAAAAVTLFFPSQETTGAHVNVSGAGIAVNAPHPEEARELIAFFLGDYAQRAFAEMTNEIPVRGDVSWDNPTLAAMLPFTEDSLNVSELGDHNETAQRIFDRVGWQ; encoded by the coding sequence ATGAATTCCGTGAAACTCCTTGCCGCTGCCGCCGGGCTTGCCCTGGCAGCCTGTTCCCAGCCGGCCACCGATAGCGCGTCCGGCGATTCCGAAGCCGCCGCCGAAGCGCGTGTCGTGAACGTCTATAGTGCCCGCCACTATTCCAGCGACGCGGCCATCTACGCCGCCTTCACCGAATCGACTGGTATCGAGGTCAATCTGGTCTCGGCCAATGGCGACCAGCTGATCGAGCGTGTCCGCGCCGATGGCGAGCGCAGCCCGGCCGATGTCATCATCACCGTCGACGCCGCCCGCCTGCACCGGGCCGAGCAGGCCGGCCTGTTCGCATCCGCCGACTATTCCGACCTGGCCTCCGGTATCGGGGCCAACCTGATCGATCCGGAAGGCTATTGGGTCAGCTTTGCCAAGCGTTCCCGCGTGATCGCCTACTCGAACGACCGCGTTCAGCCGGGCGAGATCGCGACCTATGAAGACCTCGCCGATCCGCGCTGGGAAGGCCGCATCTGTGTCCGCGAGAGCGGCAATGCCTACAACCAGTCCCTGCTCGCCGCGATGGTCGCCCATCTGGGTGAGGACGGGGCCCAGGCCTGGGCCCAGGGCATTGTCGACAACATGGCCCGCGAACCGCAGGGCGGTGACCGCACCCAGATCAACGGCATTGCCGCCGGTGAGTGCGACGTCGCCATCCTCAACCATTATTACTATGCGATGATGGTCAATTCCGAGGATCCGGCCGCCCAGGCCGCCGCCGCCGCGGTCACGCTCTTCTTCCCGAGCCAGGAGACCACCGGTGCCCATGTCAACGTGTCCGGCGCCGGCATCGCCGTGAACGCCCCGCACCCCGAAGAGGCGCGTGAACTGATTGCGTTTTTCCTTGGCGACTACGCCCAGCGCGCCTTTGCCGAAATGACCAATGAGATTCCGGTCCGCGGTGATGTCAGCTGGGACAATCCGACGCTGGCCGCCATGCTGCCCTTCACCGAGGACAGCCTGAACGTCTCCGAACTGGGTGACCACAACGAAACCGCCCAGCGCATTTTCGACCGGGTCGGCTGGCAGTAG
- a CDS encoding class II 3-deoxy-7-phosphoheptulonate synthase — MTWSPQSWRSKPVSQMPNYKDAAKLDAAIAELSARPALVFAGEARRLRRQLADVTAGKAFLLQGGDCAESFKEFSTEGVRDTFRVLLQMAVVMTFAASKPIVKVGRIAGQFAKPRSADMETIDGVSLPSYRGDSVNGPEFTPEAREPDPQRLIRAYDQSASTLNLLRAFASGGYADLHNVHQWTQDFVSDSPAAERYAETAARISEALAFMKACGIGRDSAPSLEAVDFFTSHEALHLPFEEALTRRDPNTGQWYATSAHMIWTGERTRQLDGAHVEYARGIANPVGVKCGPTMQPDDLLPLIDALNPDNEAGRLVLIVRMGADNVVKNLPKLAAAVTKAGRKVVWSSDPMHGNTHKTSNGYKTRDFDRILSELEGFMDVLYAEGAYPGGVHFEMTGRDVTECVGGAKTVTEADLAARYHTHCDPRLNADQALDMAFRIAESLKRVRNNNSAANAA, encoded by the coding sequence ATGACCTGGTCCCCCCAATCCTGGCGCTCCAAACCCGTCAGTCAGATGCCGAACTACAAGGATGCCGCCAAGCTGGATGCCGCGATTGCCGAGCTTTCGGCGCGTCCGGCTCTGGTCTTTGCCGGCGAGGCACGACGCCTGCGGCGCCAGCTGGCCGATGTGACGGCGGGCAAGGCCTTCCTGTTGCAGGGCGGTGATTGTGCCGAGAGCTTCAAGGAGTTCTCGACCGAGGGGGTGCGCGACACCTTCCGTGTGCTGCTGCAGATGGCGGTGGTGATGACCTTTGCCGCCTCCAAGCCGATCGTGAAGGTCGGCCGGATCGCGGGCCAGTTCGCCAAGCCCCGCTCGGCGGACATGGAGACCATTGATGGCGTGTCATTGCCCAGCTATCGCGGTGACAGCGTCAATGGACCCGAATTCACGCCGGAAGCGCGTGAGCCCGATCCGCAGCGCTTGATCCGCGCTTATGACCAGTCAGCCTCGACACTGAACCTGCTGCGCGCCTTTGCGTCAGGCGGTTATGCCGACCTGCACAATGTCCACCAGTGGACCCAGGACTTCGTCAGCGACAGCCCGGCGGCGGAACGCTATGCCGAGACCGCGGCGCGCATCTCCGAAGCCCTGGCCTTCATGAAGGCCTGCGGCATCGGTCGCGACAGTGCGCCGTCGCTGGAAGCGGTCGACTTCTTCACCAGTCACGAAGCGCTGCATCTGCCCTTCGAGGAAGCGTTGACCCGCCGCGACCCCAATACCGGCCAGTGGTATGCCACCTCGGCGCACATGATCTGGACCGGCGAGCGGACCCGTCAGCTCGACGGGGCCCATGTCGAGTATGCGCGGGGCATCGCCAATCCCGTCGGCGTCAAATGCGGCCCGACCATGCAGCCGGACGACCTGCTGCCGCTGATCGACGCGCTGAACCCGGACAATGAGGCCGGGCGCCTCGTCCTGATCGTGCGCATGGGCGCCGATAATGTGGTCAAGAACTTGCCCAAGCTCGCCGCCGCCGTGACCAAGGCCGGCCGCAAGGTGGTCTGGTCGTCCGACCCGATGCACGGCAACACCCACAAAACCTCAAATGGCTACAAGACCCGCGACTTTGACCGCATCCTGTCCGAACTCGAGGGCTTCATGGATGTACTCTATGCCGAGGGGGCCTATCCCGGCGGTGTGCATTTCGAGATGACCGGTCGCGATGTGACCGAGTGCGTCGGCGGCGCCAAGACGGTCACCGAGGCTGATCTGGCGGCGCGCTATCACACCCATTGCGATCCGCGCCTGAATGCCGACCAGGCGCTCGACATGGCCTTCCGCATTGCCGAGAGCCTGAAGCGGGTCCGCAACAACAACTCGGCTGCCAACGCGGCCTGA
- the glmU gene encoding bifunctional UDP-N-acetylglucosamine diphosphorylase/glucosamine-1-phosphate N-acetyltransferase GlmU yields the protein MSRSRSAIILAAGQGTRMKSKTVKVLHKVAGRPMLDWAVALAGDCGASDIVTVWGAHSPAVRDAAEALGTRTALQDPPKGTGHAVLAARAALADLSGDAIVLYADTPLITAATVARVFEALEGGASVAVLGFEPDDPAAYGRLITNEAGDLDRIVEFKDASEAERAVGLVNSGVLAAPAELLFDLLGEVGNDNANGEYYLTDVVGLARARDLRAAVVVADADEVLGVNSRADLAEAEAAFQSRMRQSMMADGVTLIAPETVFFAHDTQIARDVVIEPNVVFGPGVVIEEDVVVHAHSHIAGAHLKRGAHAGPFARLRPGAELGEGSKVGNFVEIKKSQLAEGAKVSHLTYIGDASVGANANIGAGTITCNYDGYDKHRTVIGDNAFIGSNTCLVAPVTVGDGAFTATGTIVTQDVPADALALARTPQTHKPGWAARFNAAKQARKARKDSQT from the coding sequence ATGTCCCGATCCCGCTCCGCTATCATCCTCGCTGCCGGCCAAGGAACGCGGATGAAGTCGAAAACGGTCAAGGTCCTGCACAAGGTTGCAGGCCGACCCATGCTGGATTGGGCGGTCGCCCTGGCCGGTGATTGCGGTGCGTCCGACATTGTCACGGTCTGGGGGGCCCATTCGCCTGCCGTCCGCGATGCGGCCGAGGCGCTGGGAACACGCACCGCGCTGCAAGACCCGCCCAAGGGGACCGGCCACGCCGTGCTCGCCGCCCGCGCGGCGCTGGCTGACCTGTCCGGCGATGCGATTGTCCTCTATGCCGACACACCGCTGATCACTGCCGCAACCGTTGCCCGGGTCTTCGAGGCGCTGGAAGGCGGTGCATCGGTCGCCGTGCTGGGTTTTGAACCGGATGATCCTGCCGCCTATGGCCGCCTGATCACCAATGAGGCCGGAGACCTGGACCGGATTGTCGAGTTCAAGGATGCCAGTGAGGCCGAACGCGCGGTCGGCCTGGTCAATTCCGGTGTGCTGGCCGCACCGGCAGAGCTTCTGTTCGACCTGCTCGGCGAAGTCGGCAATGACAATGCCAATGGTGAGTATTATCTGACCGATGTCGTTGGCCTGGCCCGGGCCCGCGATCTGCGCGCCGCCGTGGTGGTGGCCGATGCCGATGAGGTGTTGGGCGTCAATTCCCGCGCCGACCTGGCCGAGGCCGAGGCGGCCTTCCAGTCGCGCATGCGCCAGTCGATGATGGCGGACGGTGTGACCCTGATTGCCCCGGAGACGGTCTTCTTCGCCCATGACACGCAGATCGCCCGTGACGTGGTGATCGAGCCCAATGTGGTGTTTGGCCCCGGTGTGGTGATCGAGGAGGACGTGGTCGTCCACGCCCATTCGCATATTGCGGGCGCGCATCTCAAACGCGGCGCCCATGCCGGACCGTTCGCGCGCTTGCGCCCTGGCGCGGAGCTGGGAGAAGGCTCGAAGGTCGGCAATTTCGTCGAGATCAAGAAATCGCAGCTCGCAGAGGGCGCAAAAGTCTCGCACCTTACCTATATCGGCGATGCGTCGGTTGGCGCGAACGCCAATATCGGGGCCGGGACCATCACCTGCAATTACGACGGATACGACAAGCACCGCACCGTGATCGGCGACAATGCCTTCATCGGATCGAATACGTGCCTGGTCGCTCCGGTTACGGTCGGCGATGGCGCTTTCACGGCGACCGGCACGATTGTTACCCAGGATGTGCCCGCTGATGCGCTTGCGCTCGCTCGCACCCCGCAAACCCACAAGCCGGGCTGGGCGGCCCGTTTCAATGCCGCAAAGCAAGCCCGCAAGGCCAGGAAGGACAGCCAGACATGA
- a CDS encoding HAD hydrolase-like protein, producing the protein MLDSRDAALFADAAIAFDLDGTLVDTAPDLLRALNAVIEPRGLEPVALAAVRAMVGRGALALLERAHAAQSVRLEDPEAAVADFIEIYQSDVAAHSTPFEGVETTLAWLRAQGCRLSVCTNKPSVLSDMLIGELGLSGYFDRIIGPERTTAKKPAADHLLDALGDGYARAALVGDSEPDVASAAAATLPSVIMSYGYSERPAGSLGADRVIHAFSDVPLALAEIWRGST; encoded by the coding sequence ATGCTCGACTCCCGTGACGCCGCCCTGTTTGCCGACGCCGCGATCGCCTTTGACCTCGACGGCACGCTGGTCGATACCGCGCCCGACCTGCTGCGGGCCCTGAATGCGGTGATCGAGCCGCGCGGGCTTGAACCGGTGGCTCTGGCAGCGGTGCGGGCAATGGTCGGACGCGGCGCTCTGGCGCTGCTCGAACGTGCCCACGCGGCCCAGTCGGTAAGGCTTGAAGATCCCGAAGCGGCGGTCGCCGACTTCATCGAGATCTACCAGTCTGACGTCGCCGCCCACTCAACACCATTCGAAGGTGTCGAGACCACGCTCGCCTGGCTTCGGGCACAGGGCTGCCGCCTGTCGGTTTGCACCAACAAGCCATCTGTCCTGTCGGACATGTTGATCGGGGAATTGGGACTGTCGGGCTATTTCGACCGCATCATCGGTCCCGAGCGGACGACGGCAAAAAAGCCTGCCGCGGATCACCTGCTCGACGCCCTGGGGGACGGCTATGCTCGCGCCGCCCTGGTCGGTGACAGTGAGCCTGATGTCGCGTCAGCTGCGGCGGCCACCCTGCCCAGTGTCATCATGAGCTATGGCTACAGCGAAAGACCGGCCGGCTCCTTGGGAGCCGACCGGGTCATTCATGCATTCAGCGATGTACCGCTGGCGCTCGCCGAAATCTGGCGAGGCTCGACCTGA
- the gor gene encoding glutathione-disulfide reductase, translating to MTQYDYDLFVIGAGSGGVRAARMAKQHGAARVAVAEEYRVGGTCVIRGCVPKKLLVYASEFAKTFKLAESYGWSVGETSFSWERLIAAKDAEIDRLSGIYSRNLNNSGVEVIEERAEFEDAHTIRLVKSGRTVTADKILIAVGGTPYVPELEGAELGISSNEAFHLESLPRHVVIAGGGYIACEFAQIFAGMGAEVCQVYRGDTVLRGFDDDVRSHVHEELVRSGVRVITHTVFEKIEALPDGRKRVHLDNGNHIDTDVVMYAIGRSPHVDGLGLDKAGVALDPNGAIKVNAYSKTTADNIYAVGDVTNRVNLTPVAIREGAAFAATVFGDTPTAYDHEDIASAVFTQPPVGSVGLSEVDARKKIAQVDVYKTSFRPMKSSLTSDASRMLMKLVVDGETQRVLGVHIVGPDAPEMIQLAGIAVKAGLTKDQYDAACAVHPTSAEELVTMKEKWTPPELKAAE from the coding sequence ATGACCCAGTACGACTACGACCTCTTCGTTATCGGCGCCGGTTCCGGCGGCGTTCGCGCGGCCCGCATGGCCAAACAGCATGGCGCGGCGCGTGTCGCTGTGGCCGAGGAGTATCGGGTCGGCGGGACCTGTGTGATCCGCGGCTGCGTTCCCAAGAAGCTCCTGGTTTATGCGAGCGAGTTCGCCAAGACATTCAAGCTGGCCGAGAGCTATGGCTGGAGTGTCGGCGAGACCTCGTTCAGCTGGGAAAGGCTGATCGCTGCCAAGGATGCCGAGATCGATCGCCTGTCGGGCATCTACAGCCGCAATCTCAACAATTCCGGTGTCGAGGTGATCGAGGAGCGGGCCGAGTTCGAGGACGCGCACACGATCCGTCTGGTGAAATCGGGCCGGACAGTTACCGCCGACAAGATCCTGATCGCGGTCGGCGGGACTCCTTACGTGCCGGAGCTCGAGGGCGCCGAGCTGGGCATTTCCTCCAATGAGGCCTTTCACCTGGAAAGCCTGCCCCGGCATGTCGTGATCGCCGGGGGCGGCTATATCGCCTGCGAGTTCGCGCAGATCTTCGCCGGCATGGGCGCTGAGGTCTGCCAGGTCTATCGCGGTGACACCGTGCTGCGCGGTTTTGACGATGATGTGCGCAGCCATGTGCATGAAGAACTGGTGCGCTCGGGCGTCCGGGTGATCACCCACACGGTCTTCGAGAAGATCGAAGCCCTGCCGGACGGGCGCAAGCGCGTGCACCTGGATAATGGCAACCATATCGACACTGATGTCGTCATGTACGCGATCGGACGCAGCCCGCACGTTGACGGCTTGGGTCTCGACAAGGCCGGTGTGGCGCTCGACCCCAACGGTGCCATCAAGGTCAATGCCTATTCCAAGACCACCGCGGACAATATCTACGCCGTTGGCGACGTCACCAACCGGGTCAATCTGACCCCGGTGGCCATTCGTGAAGGGGCGGCCTTTGCGGCAACCGTGTTTGGTGACACCCCGACTGCCTATGATCACGAAGACATTGCGTCAGCGGTGTTCACGCAGCCTCCTGTTGGCTCTGTCGGCCTGTCAGAGGTAGATGCGCGCAAAAAAATTGCACAGGTTGATGTTTACAAGACCTCGTTCCGGCCTATGAAATCATCGCTCACGTCGGATGCATCCCGGATGTTGATGAAACTCGTCGTCGACGGGGAGACACAAAGGGTGCTGGGCGTGCATATTGTCGGGCCGGATGCGCCTGAGATGATCCAGCTGGCCGGGATCGCCGTTAAGGCGGGCCTGACCAAGGATCAATATGACGCGGCATGCGCCGTGCATCCGACCAGTGCGGAAGAGCTGGTGACCATGAAGGAAAAGTGGACACCGCCGGAGTTGAAAGCAGCAGAGTAA
- a CDS encoding ABC transporter permease has translation MDKAGSPSRLPGRTSGLAVLAALVCAAPVLAVAWIALTRDSGDYLQHLAQTRLPVYLTTSALVALVAGGGAGLIGTVLGWLIARTEFPGRKALSWILILPLAVPAYVAAYAWLDLSQAGGPLDALTGGLFPTIRGGVGAGMMFALVLYPYVYLLARDTFAGQSADAYNAARTLGAGPLTAFWRTSLPMARPAVAAGLALVAMESLADYGTVSHLGAPTLSIGLIRAWSGAGSLVDAARLSLVLVFIAIVVFGLERAQRSRARSVNAAGRHKPAPRLTLRGGAAIAALLACLAPLALGMVIPLGRLVWLAAHTETATGLAAASLHSLTLAGITALIAAALGLATAYALRSRTAIATLAARAAGLGYAVPGAVAAVGVIAILSGTQALIDPAWRSLTGEVFPILLTGTGAALVFAYLSRFAAAAISPAETALARVTPSLDGAARILGATRQRRVWHIHWPLIAAGVTSAGLLVFVEVLKELPATMILRPFNYDTLAIIAHNFASDERLGEAALPSLLIPLVALLPMIFVARYLSRQDR, from the coding sequence GTGGACAAGGCGGGATCACCATCCCGCCTGCCGGGCCGGACATCCGGCCTGGCAGTCCTGGCGGCGCTGGTCTGCGCCGCGCCGGTCCTCGCCGTGGCGTGGATCGCGCTGACCCGCGACAGTGGTGACTATCTCCAGCACCTCGCCCAGACCCGCCTGCCCGTCTACCTGACGACCTCGGCCCTGGTCGCCCTGGTCGCCGGTGGCGGGGCCGGCCTGATCGGCACAGTACTGGGCTGGCTGATCGCCCGAACAGAGTTTCCCGGCCGCAAGGCACTCAGCTGGATCCTCATCCTGCCGCTGGCGGTGCCGGCCTATGTCGCCGCCTATGCCTGGCTCGACCTCAGCCAGGCCGGTGGCCCGCTCGACGCGCTTACCGGCGGCTTGTTCCCGACCATTCGCGGCGGTGTCGGCGCCGGGATGATGTTCGCGCTCGTTCTCTACCCCTATGTCTACCTGCTGGCCCGCGACACCTTCGCCGGCCAATCCGCCGACGCCTACAATGCCGCCCGCACGCTGGGCGCCGGCCCCCTGACCGCCTTCTGGCGCACCTCCCTTCCCATGGCCCGCCCGGCGGTGGCCGCTGGCCTGGCGCTGGTGGCGATGGAAAGCCTGGCCGACTATGGCACCGTCTCGCATCTGGGCGCCCCGACCCTGTCGATCGGGCTGATCCGCGCCTGGAGCGGCGCCGGCTCCCTGGTCGACGCGGCCCGCCTGTCGCTGGTTCTGGTCTTCATCGCCATCGTCGTGTTCGGCCTCGAACGGGCCCAACGCAGTCGCGCCCGCAGCGTCAACGCCGCCGGACGGCACAAGCCGGCACCGCGCCTCACACTGCGCGGTGGCGCCGCCATCGCCGCGCTTCTCGCCTGTCTGGCGCCGCTGGCGCTTGGCATGGTCATACCGCTGGGCCGACTGGTCTGGCTTGCCGCCCACACCGAGACCGCAACCGGGCTGGCCGCCGCCAGCCTGCACAGCCTGACCCTGGCCGGGATCACCGCCCTCATCGCAGCTGCCCTGGGCCTTGCCACGGCCTATGCCCTGCGCAGCCGTACCGCCATCGCCACCCTGGCCGCCCGTGCCGCAGGCCTGGGCTATGCCGTGCCGGGCGCTGTCGCCGCGGTTGGTGTGATCGCCATCCTTTCGGGCACGCAGGCCCTGATCGACCCGGCCTGGCGCAGCCTGACCGGCGAGGTCTTCCCGATCCTGTTGACCGGTACCGGCGCGGCGCTGGTCTTTGCCTATCTGTCGCGCTTTGCCGCCGCCGCGATCAGCCCGGCCGAGACGGCCCTGGCCCGCGTCACGCCCTCGCTCGATGGCGCGGCAAGAATCCTCGGCGCCACGCGTCAGCGCCGCGTCTGGCATATCCACTGGCCGCTGATTGCTGCCGGGGTGACCTCAGCCGGCCTGCTGGTCTTTGTCGAAGTGCTCAAGGAATTGCCGGCGACGATGATCCTGCGCCCGTTCAACTACGACACGCTGGCCATCATCGCCCATAATTTCGCCAGCGATGAGCGTCTGGGCGAGGCGGCCCTGCCCTCCCTCCTCATTCCGCTGGTCGCCCTGCTTCCCATGATCTTCGTGGCCCGCTACCTATCCAGACAGGATCGCTAG
- a CDS encoding ABC transporter ATP-binding protein has translation MADTRTVLSIRGAERRYRADHAALAGADLNLHAGRITALLGPSGSGKSTLLRAIAGLERLEAGSICLGATVWNDHTTHVAPETRRVGMVFQDYALFPHMTALANVAFGLTGPDKTARAMTQLEVAELGHKAKAYPHELSGGEQQRVALARALAPQPAVVLLDEPFSGLDRRLRGELRERTVDTLRAAGTTALIVTHDAEEAMAVADELALMDGGRIIQTGPPDDVWMTPVSATAAKLLGDVEIIEAQVTNGQAETPFGPVDANGFEDGQPVSVLVRPRAFTLSLDPDGPCTITRRRSAGPHLTHRFAGAGGEWSAQTPAPSPIREGDRVSVELDPVYVRVVAA, from the coding sequence ATGGCGGACACACGCACAGTGTTGAGCATTCGCGGCGCGGAACGCCGCTACCGGGCCGACCACGCTGCCCTGGCTGGTGCCGACCTCAATCTGCATGCCGGACGCATCACGGCTCTCCTCGGCCCCTCAGGCAGCGGCAAATCCACCCTCCTGCGCGCCATTGCCGGACTTGAGCGGCTGGAGGCCGGCTCGATCTGCCTGGGCGCGACCGTCTGGAATGACCACACCACCCATGTCGCGCCGGAGACGCGCCGGGTCGGCATGGTGTTCCAGGACTACGCCCTCTTCCCGCACATGACCGCCCTGGCCAATGTCGCCTTCGGGCTCACCGGCCCCGACAAGACCGCCCGCGCCATGACCCAGCTGGAGGTCGCCGAACTCGGCCACAAGGCCAAGGCCTATCCGCACGAGCTGTCCGGCGGCGAGCAGCAGCGGGTCGCTCTCGCCCGCGCCCTGGCGCCGCAGCCGGCTGTGGTGCTGCTGGACGAACCTTTCTCCGGCCTCGACCGACGCCTGCGCGGCGAGCTGCGGGAACGCACGGTCGACACGCTGCGTGCCGCCGGCACCACCGCCCTGATCGTCACCCATGACGCGGAAGAGGCGATGGCCGTCGCCGACGAGCTGGCCCTGATGGATGGCGGCCGCATCATCCAGACCGGCCCGCCGGACGATGTCTGGATGACACCGGTCAGCGCCACGGCTGCGAAGCTGCTGGGCGATGTCGAGATTATCGAGGCACAGGTCACGAACGGTCAGGCGGAGACCCCGTTCGGGCCTGTTGATGCCAACGGATTCGAGGACGGCCAACCCGTCTCTGTCCTGGTCCGCCCGCGCGCCTTCACGCTGAGCCTCGATCCTGATGGTCCCTGCACCATCACCCGCCGTCGCTCCGCCGGCCCACACCTGACGCACCGCTTTGCTGGCGCAGGCGGCGAATGGTCGGCCCAAACGCCGGCACCGTCACCGATCCGCGAGGGCGATCGAGTGAGTGTGGAGCTGGACCCCGTCTATGTGCGGGTTGTGGCGGCGTAG